In one Clostridia bacterium genomic region, the following are encoded:
- a CDS encoding deoxyribonuclease IV produces the protein MVARTRSAGEEAKASVPPQGFRIGAHISIAKSLSDALRMAKSIGANTFQFFTRNPRGGAARQIGGAEIEIWDRERSQLDVAPVVGHLPYTVNLGAAPGKLRDFALMVLAEDVVRVGEIGGELVVSHPGRHDGDPEAARERIASLVREGLDQAKGVWEERPDQQKQLPTFLLEAMAGQGKEIGSLEDLARILDLLDWPPEVGICLDSAHLFAAGWDLRTPDGCGQLVERLERLFGLDRVKAMHLNDSQAPLASHRDRHACIGQGELGDGGISAIVNHPFLGSLPLLLETTVEKYQDYAVEIQRVLELRNVKA, from the coding sequence ATGGTGGCAAGAACTAGGTCAGCAGGTGAAGAGGCTAAGGCCAGCGTTCCTCCCCAAGGGTTTCGTATCGGTGCCCACATCTCCATCGCTAAGAGCCTTAGCGATGCATTGCGCATGGCTAAAAGTATCGGCGCCAACACTTTTCAGTTTTTTACCCGCAACCCCCGGGGTGGTGCGGCCAGGCAGATTGGCGGGGCAGAGATTGAGATTTGGGATAGAGAGCGGTCCCAGCTGGACGTGGCGCCGGTGGTGGGGCACCTACCTTACACCGTTAATCTAGGAGCGGCCCCCGGCAAGCTCCGGGATTTTGCCCTGATGGTTTTGGCCGAAGATGTAGTTCGAGTGGGAGAAATAGGTGGGGAGCTGGTGGTGTCCCATCCGGGACGGCATGATGGCGACCCGGAGGCGGCCAGGGAAAGGATTGCTTCCTTGGTCAGGGAGGGGCTGGATCAAGCCAAAGGAGTCTGGGAGGAAAGGCCGGACCAACAGAAGCAACTTCCGACTTTTCTTTTGGAAGCCATGGCCGGCCAGGGGAAAGAAATCGGCAGCCTGGAGGATTTGGCTCGGATTTTAGACCTTTTGGACTGGCCGCCAGAGGTAGGCATCTGCCTGGACTCTGCTCATCTCTTTGCTGCCGGTTGGGACCTTAGGACACCAGATGGTTGTGGTCAGCTGGTGGAGCGGCTGGAAAGGCTATTTGGCCTTGACCGGGTTAAAGCTATGCACCTAAACGATTCCCAGGCGCCCTTGGCCAGCCACCGCGACCGCCATGCCTGCATTGGTCAAGGCGAGCTCGGGGATGGCGGCATCAGCGCCATTGTCAATCACCCCTTCCTAGGCTCGCTACCGCTACTGCTTGAGACCACCGTAGAGAAATACCAGGACTACGCAGTTGAAATCCAACGGGTGTTGGAACTGAGAAATGTAAAGGCTTAG